A region from the Paenibacillus humicola genome encodes:
- a CDS encoding acetyltransferase, which yields MKEIVVVGAGGHAKAVIDVLEKSGGHRIVGVLDSYKPAGTAFFGYEVLGGYEWLHRHHVYGGIVAIGDNWTRAKAVTDIRTICPTFKFVTAVHRNASVAKGVRIGEGTVLMAGAAANSDSQLGAHCILNTHASVDHDCIVGDFASLAPNAATGGNVRIGGYSAISLGASVIHSITIGEHSVIGAGATVLSDIESYSVAYGTPARAVRKRSAGERYL from the coding sequence TTGAAAGAAATCGTCGTTGTCGGCGCAGGCGGCCATGCGAAAGCCGTAATCGATGTGCTAGAGAAAAGCGGCGGGCACCGCATTGTCGGCGTGCTGGACAGCTATAAGCCGGCAGGGACCGCATTTTTCGGATATGAAGTGCTGGGCGGCTATGAATGGCTTCACCGACATCACGTTTACGGCGGAATCGTGGCGATCGGCGACAATTGGACGCGGGCCAAAGCTGTCACCGATATCCGTACGATTTGCCCGACGTTTAAGTTCGTTACAGCCGTCCATCGGAACGCATCGGTCGCGAAAGGTGTCCGTATCGGCGAAGGCACCGTACTGATGGCCGGTGCCGCAGCTAACAGCGATTCGCAATTGGGCGCCCACTGCATTCTGAATACGCATGCATCGGTCGATCATGACTGTATCGTCGGCGATTTTGCCAGTTTGGCGCCGAACGCGGCGACTGGCGGCAATGTCAGGATCGGAGGCTACAGCGCCATCTCCTTGGGCGCCAGCGTGATCCACTCCATAACGATCGGCGAGCATTCGGTTATCGGCGCGGGTGCAACCGTCCTGTCCGATATCGAAAGCTACAGCGTCGCTTACGGCACGCCGGCCCGGGCAGTGCGTAAACGATCGGCCGGCGAACGTTATTTGTAG
- a CDS encoding sugar transferase, which translates to MKRLFDLAVTVPMLLVFLPVTLIIAMLVRRRLGSPVIFKQQRPGLYGRPVHVYKFRTMTGEKDASGKLLPDHIRLTPFGAFLRKYSLDELPQLWNVVRGDLSLVGPRPLLMEYLPLYTAEQARRHLVRPGITGWAQVNGRNAITWEEKFRLDTWYVDNRSFLLDMKILWMTLIKVVKSEGISSGDHATMPVFRGSGESR; encoded by the coding sequence ATGAAGCGGCTCTTCGATTTGGCGGTAACGGTCCCAATGCTTCTCGTTTTTCTGCCTGTTACACTCATCATCGCGATGCTTGTCCGGCGAAGGCTCGGTTCACCCGTCATCTTCAAACAGCAGCGGCCGGGGCTGTACGGCAGGCCGGTTCACGTATATAAATTCAGGACGATGACAGGTGAAAAGGACGCTTCCGGGAAGCTGCTGCCTGATCATATCCGCCTCACGCCATTCGGCGCTTTTCTGCGCAAGTACAGTTTGGACGAGCTGCCGCAGCTGTGGAATGTCGTTCGCGGCGATCTGAGCCTGGTCGGTCCGAGGCCGCTCCTGATGGAATATTTGCCGCTTTATACGGCTGAGCAGGCCAGGCGGCATTTGGTCCGGCCGGGCATTACGGGCTGGGCGCAGGTGAACGGGCGGAACGCGATTACGTGGGAGGAGAAATTCCGGCTTGATACATGGTACGTTGACAACCGGAGCTTTCTTCTTGACATGAAAATTTTATGGATGACCTTGATCAAGGTCGTAAAATCCGAAGGAATCAGCAGCGGCGACCATGCAACGATGCCGGTTTTCCGAGGGAGCGGCGAATCACGATAA
- a CDS encoding aminotransferase class I/II-fold pyridoxal phosphate-dependent enzyme has translation MSTQDRIYLSAPHMSGKELEYIQEAFSSNWIAPLGPNVDAFESEIAAYAGVKGAVALSSGTAAIHLALRLLGVERGDRVFCSTLTFVASANPILYEGAEPVFIDSEPDTWNMSPEALGMALADAKREGKLPKAVIVVHLYGQSAKMAEIGSLCDRYGVPIIEDAAESLGSAYKGQASGSIGRFGVYSFNGNKIITTSGGGMLVSNDEAALRQARFLATQARDPAPHYQHSAMGYNYRMSNLLAGVGLGQMQVLNERVHARRAIFERYREAFADVQEFQFMPELGNTRSNRWLTALTIEEQGAGTGVTALLDALAAENIEARPVWKPLHLQPLFKGARYYTDQAEESISERLFRTGVCLPSGSSMTAADQQRVIDCIKHTLQLSAAKIGR, from the coding sequence ATGTCAACGCAAGACCGCATTTACTTATCGGCCCCTCATATGAGCGGTAAAGAACTGGAATACATTCAGGAAGCTTTCTCGAGCAACTGGATCGCGCCGCTCGGTCCGAACGTCGACGCTTTTGAGTCGGAAATCGCCGCTTACGCGGGGGTCAAAGGCGCGGTTGCACTCAGCTCGGGAACGGCTGCGATCCACCTGGCGCTTCGTTTGCTGGGGGTTGAACGGGGAGACCGCGTGTTTTGCTCGACGCTCACCTTCGTCGCCAGCGCCAATCCGATCCTGTACGAAGGAGCTGAGCCAGTCTTTATCGATTCGGAGCCGGACACGTGGAATATGTCGCCCGAAGCGCTCGGAATGGCGCTCGCCGATGCCAAACGTGAAGGGAAGCTGCCGAAAGCGGTTATCGTCGTCCATTTGTACGGGCAAAGCGCCAAAATGGCGGAGATCGGTTCACTGTGCGACCGTTATGGAGTGCCGATCATTGAGGATGCAGCCGAATCGCTAGGTTCCGCCTATAAGGGACAAGCAAGCGGATCGATCGGCCGATTCGGCGTGTATTCGTTTAACGGCAACAAAATTATTACCACCTCCGGCGGAGGCATGCTGGTTTCCAACGACGAGGCCGCGCTTCGGCAAGCCCGGTTTCTCGCCACTCAGGCGCGCGACCCGGCTCCTCATTATCAGCACAGCGCAATGGGCTATAATTACCGGATGAGCAATCTGTTGGCGGGTGTTGGCTTGGGGCAGATGCAGGTGCTGAATGAACGCGTCCATGCGAGAAGGGCTATTTTTGAGCGCTACCGGGAAGCGTTCGCCGATGTGCAAGAATTCCAGTTTATGCCGGAGCTTGGCAATACCCGGTCGAACCGGTGGCTGACCGCGCTTACCATTGAGGAGCAGGGGGCCGGGACAGGTGTAACCGCTCTGCTGGATGCCCTTGCCGCGGAAAATATCGAAGCGCGTCCCGTTTGGAAGCCGCTCCATCTGCAGCCGCTTTTCAAAGGCGCGCGCTATTATACGGATCAAGCGGAAGAAAGCATATCCGAGCGGTTATTCCGCACCGGCGTATGTTTGCCTTCAGGTTCCAGCATGACGGCTGCGGATCAGCAGCGGGTCATCGACTGTATCAAGCATACGCTTCAGCTGTCTGCCGCGAAAATCGGCCGCTAG